From a single Lolium rigidum isolate FL_2022 chromosome 7, APGP_CSIRO_Lrig_0.1, whole genome shotgun sequence genomic region:
- the LOC124675098 gene encoding trehalose 6-phosphate phosphatase RA3-like, with amino-acid sequence MTNHAAFAAEDAVTAVPPPAQVGRHFSAFPPRRARDCRKAALGRMDLAASGVLLAGSLLDSMKASSPRHAKFAAGADHEDWMEKHPSALEQLEDVLAAAEGKEIVMFLDYDGTLSPIVEDPDSAVMTEDMRDAVRTVAQHFPTAIVSGRGRDKVLNFVKLEELYYAGSHGMDIKGPATVSNHKAKADEVLCQPATEFLPVIQEVYETLTAKMESIPGAMVENNKFCLSVHFRCVHEEEWDDLGEQVRAVLEGYPDLRLTKGRKVLEIRPSIKWDKGNALEFLLESLGYAGRDDVFPIYIGDDRTDEDAFKVLRNMGQGIGILVTKFPKETTASYSLREPAEVKDFLRKLVKSNGTKG; translated from the exons ATGACGAACCACGCCGCCTTCGCTGCCGAGGACGCGGTCACCGCCGTGCCGCCGCCGGCGCAGGTGGGTCGCCATTTCTCAGCGTTTCCGCCGCGGAGGGCGCGGGACTGCAGGAAGGCCGCCCTGGGCCGCATGGACCTGGCCGCCTCCGGGGTGCTCCTGGCCGGGTCCCTGCTGGACTCCATGAAGGCCTCCTCGCCGCGCCATGCCAAGttcgccgccggcgccgaccaCGAGGACTGGATG GAGAAGCACCCTTCGGCATTAGAGCAGTTAGAGGacgtgctggcggcggcggaggggaaggAGATCGTGATGTTCCTGGACTACGACGGCACACTGTCGCCGATCGTGGAGGACCCCGACAGCGCCGTCATGACCGAAGAC ATGAGGGACGCGGTGAGGACCGTGGCCCAGCATTTCCCGACCGCCATCGTGAGTGGGAGAGGTAGAGACAAG GTGCTTAATTTTGTGAAGCTGGAGGAGCTATACTACGCCGGGAGCCATGGCATGGACATCAAGGGCCCCGCCACAGTGTCCAACCACAAGGCAAAG GCTGACGAAGTTCTATGCCAGCCGGCGACGGAGTTCTTGCCTGTCATTCAGGAG GTGTATGAGACACTGAcggccaagatggaatccatcccAGGCGCCATGGTGGAGAACAACAAGTTTTGCCTCTCCGTGCACTTCCGCTGTGTCCACGAGGAG GAATGGGATGATCTGGGCGAGCAGGTGAGGGCGGTGCTTGAGGGCTACCCAGACCTCCGCCTCACCAAGGGGAGGAAGGTCCTGGAGATCCGGCCCTCCATCAAGTGGGACAAGGGAAACGCCCTCGAGTTCTTGCTCGAGTCTCTTG GCTATGCCGGACGTGACGATGTTTTTCCAATATACATCGGAGATGACCGCACCGACGAGGATGCGTTCAAG GTGCTGCGCAACATGGGACAGGGCATCGGGATCCTTGTGACCAAGTTTCCAAAGGAGACCACTGCATCCTACTCTCTGCGTGAGCCTGCTGAG GTGAAAGACTTCCTGCGTAAGCTGGTGAAGAGCAACGGGACAAAGGGCTAA